The Dendropsophus ebraccatus isolate aDenEbr1 chromosome 3, aDenEbr1.pat, whole genome shotgun sequence genome includes a region encoding these proteins:
- the LOC138786550 gene encoding uncharacterized protein: protein MDEFTNLIQDQQLEETLKGNTTIKQMANAAQNQLLEYLEKEVQIMDKFAIADIVSEYKQTLKIIGETEFKEMKWRRDLYLPLSVFVYSRGPAGHKIQFQLQILHERIKDIVEEAERRSCSNNQDSLVLTYTRCETCEKEKVTCVEGYPSTQVREEGSGDVSGVTENNPLPTLPADLELPVTVSKPPAPKVTQHHHHGNNKIFLAICGAVAITMIVMSAVICFIMWWWKNKKAEQGEDMV, encoded by the exons ATGGATGAATTCACCAACCTCATCCAAGACCAACAGCTGGAGGAAACCCTGAAGGGTAATACCACCATTAAGCAGATGGCCAATGCTGCTCAAAACCAGCTGCTGGAATATCTAGAAAAGGAAGTCCAGATAATGG ataaATTTGCCATAGCGGACATTGTGTCTGAATACAAGCAGACATTAAAGATCATCGGGGAAACGGAATTTAAAG AAATGAAATGGAGAAGAGACTTATATCTGCCATTATCTGTCTTCGTATATTCCAGGGGTCCAGCTGGTCACAAGATCCAGTTCCAACTCCAAATACTACATGAACGGATTAAGGATATTGTTGAGGAGGCGGAGAGAA GGAGTTGCTCAAACAACCAAG ATTCCCTTGTGCTGACCTACACTCGCTGCGAGACCTGTGAGAAGGAGAAGGTCACATGTGTGGAGGGCTATCCAAGTACCCAAG ttagagAAGAAGGATCGGGAGACGTGAGTGGAGTGACTGAAAATAATCCACTTCCTACACTTCCGGCTGATCTTGAGCTCCCTGTGACTGTGTCAAAGCCGCCAGCACCAAAAGTCACCCAACATCATCATCATGGAAATAACAAGATCTTTCTTGCAATATGTGGAGCTGTAGCCATCACCATGATTGTCATGTCTGCTGTAATATG TTTTATCATGTGGTGGTGGAAAAATAAGAAAGCCGAACAGGGAGAAGACATGGTGTAA